The Candidatus Cloacimonadota bacterium genomic sequence GAAGTTCTGGGCCACATGCGCGAAGCAGTGAGGCTGCCCGACCTGGCCAACGTGCGCGTTATTTCGCGTATCAAGCCGACCGTGCCGCCCCACTGGTACAAGCATTACGACGAAAACCAGAAATACCTCTCCCCCCTGGCCAGCTACGGCGAAGGCTACAGGTTCCACGTGACCGGCCTCACCCACGACCAGTTGGGATTTCCAACCAACAAAGCCGTCGAAGCTGCGGACATGATGGACCGACTGCGCAAAAAGATCGTTTACAACATCCGCGACCTGGTGCAGATAGAAAGCTATGAAATGGAAGATGCCAGGATCGCCATCTTCGCTGCCGGGATCACAGCCCGCGCCGCCAAAGCGGCAGTGGCCATGGCCCGCCAGGAAGGCATCAAGGTCGGCCTGCTGCGCCCCCTCACAATCTGGCCCTTCCCGGATGACGCTGTGCGTAAGATGCTGCGCGACGTGGACATCGTGGTGGTGCCGGAACTCAACCAGGGCCAGCTCGTCCGCGAAATCCAGCGCCTGGTGAAGGACCGTAGCGACAGCAAACTCATCAAGATCCAGCGCGTGAACGGAAAGCTCATCTCACCGGCGGACATCCTGAGAAAAATGAAGGAGGGAATCTGATCATGGCCAACG encodes the following:
- a CDS encoding 2-oxoacid:acceptor oxidoreductase subunit alpha; the protein is MQKKQITKPAPKAKPTKTASKPAKPETKLGELQSTRERKTVLMQGNEAVAYGALDAGCNFFAGYPITPSTEIAEILAAELPKRGGVFVQMEDEIASICAITGASLAGAKALTATSGPGFSLMQEGIGFAKITETPCVVVNVQRVGPSTGMPTSCAQGEIQQSRWGSHGDSPAIVLYPDSVKECYELTIRAVNLSEKYRTCVILLLDEVLGHMREAVRLPDLANVRVISRIKPTVPPHWYKHYDENQKYLSPLASYGEGYRFHVTGLTHDQLGFPTNKAVEAADMMDRLRKKIVYNIRDLVQIESYEMEDARIAIFAAGITARAAKAAVAMARQEGIKVGLLRPLTIWPFPDDAVRKMLRDVDIVVVPELNQGQLVREIQRLVKDRSDSKLIKIQRVNGKLISPADILRKMKEGI